A genomic segment from Rhodohalobacter sp. SW132 encodes:
- a CDS encoding RagB/SusD family nutrient uptake outer membrane protein encodes MKLFNYKLVIASLVAVCSIFIASCDDVLEPKVYSELTPETFFNSEDDFNQALVSIYSPFSLDWGNLYNADPSRYFGQNMITTEELHSQWWDVFTHFSWGPSTGQFSNTFNSVRTVASATDIIHQLETSDVAMPDEVRNRYIAEAKALRGWLNHILYDMFGPVPVRMQAEELYDLEIDARPSEEEFLGYIIDDLTDAIPDLADNYHGNMEGWGRMSKGAARMVLLRTYMNTHQWSLAEDVARDIVDMGIYQLQDDYYSVFVDRANLEVIHAIPGSEGAPNWWMPEVLTGNFGRTVDGAPIEFNPNFTGWTVYWMPWSFYDTFAPEDQRLDGILDRYIHTDGSLVDREGTEGSVMQGAIPLKYTELANLNNQGQPIDKPVFRYAEVLLSLAEAINEQNGPTGEAEGYLNAVRERVNLDPLNGLSQADFRDALLRERGHEFYNEGLRRQDLIRHGKFVENAQERGRPAEPHHVRFPIPNWVITQSDGAIEQNPGYN; translated from the coding sequence ATGAAATTATTCAATTACAAATTAGTCATAGCTTCTTTAGTAGCTGTTTGCAGTATCTTCATTGCAAGTTGCGATGACGTATTAGAACCTAAAGTTTATTCGGAATTAACCCCGGAAACATTTTTCAATTCTGAAGATGATTTTAATCAGGCTTTGGTATCCATATATAGTCCATTCAGTCTTGATTGGGGGAACCTATATAATGCTGATCCCAGTAGGTATTTCGGACAAAATATGATAACGACCGAGGAACTACACTCACAATGGTGGGATGTATTTACCCATTTTAGCTGGGGCCCTTCTACCGGTCAGTTTAGTAATACATTTAATAGCGTAAGAACTGTAGCGTCGGCAACCGATATTATACATCAGCTGGAAACATCTGATGTCGCTATGCCTGATGAAGTACGAAACCGATATATAGCCGAGGCGAAAGCTCTTAGAGGTTGGCTGAATCATATTCTCTACGATATGTTTGGTCCGGTTCCTGTTCGTATGCAAGCAGAAGAACTTTATGATCTTGAGATTGATGCCCGACCTTCGGAAGAAGAATTCCTGGGATATATTATTGATGATCTCACCGACGCTATTCCGGATCTTGCAGATAACTATCATGGAAATATGGAGGGATGGGGCCGAATGAGCAAAGGTGCTGCGCGGATGGTCCTGTTACGTACGTATATGAATACCCATCAGTGGAGTTTAGCTGAAGATGTTGCCAGGGATATCGTGGATATGGGTATTTACCAATTACAGGACGACTATTACAGTGTTTTCGTTGATCGGGCTAATCTCGAAGTGATTCACGCCATTCCCGGTTCAGAAGGTGCGCCCAACTGGTGGATGCCTGAAGTACTAACTGGAAATTTTGGCAGAACTGTGGATGGTGCTCCAATTGAATTCAACCCGAACTTTACAGGCTGGACGGTTTATTGGATGCCATGGAGTTTCTATGATACGTTTGCCCCTGAAGATCAACGATTAGACGGGATCCTGGACCGGTATATTCACACCGACGGGTCATTGGTTGACAGAGAAGGTACTGAAGGATCGGTTATGCAGGGTGCTATTCCATTAAAATATACCGAGCTGGCCAATCTTAACAACCAGGGGCAGCCGATTGATAAACCGGTATTCCGTTATGCTGAAGTCCTGCTCTCTTTAGCAGAAGCCATTAACGAACAAAATGGTCCTACCGGGGAAGCTGAGGGATATCTCAATGCAGTAAGAGAACGGGTAAACTTAGATCCTTTAAATGGATTAAGTCAGGCTGATTTCCGTGATGCGTTACTTCGCGAAAGAGGACATGAATTTTATAATGAAGGGCTACGGCGACAAGATTTAATCCGTCATGGTAAATTTGTAGAAAATGCCCAGGAACGCGGCCGGCCGGCAGAGCCTCACCATGTGAGATTTCCAATTCCTAACTGGGTTATAACACAAAGTGATGGCGCTATTGAACAAAATCCTGGCTATAACTAA
- a CDS encoding serine hydrolase, which translates to MKRIILYAACIVVSMWLLGCSSEANTSETPQQFNSEVNLKNAGTSAANVASVDSLLQSFVDENKASSIAAFVARGGDIVYHKAFGWKDIETREPATIDDYYILFSQTKAIVTVAFMTLVEQGLVAADDPVSDYFPGISDQVVTSVNEDGTYETRPVNSPMTFAHLMSHSSGLNAGPVGQIRREEMQRVRQSANVSENDSPAGQRSGGSDPEARFLEDEMLSLAEYPLGFDPGTEWGYHISTNMLGYMIERITGKPLRVYVKETVLDPLGMDDTDWYYDDPAVLDRFVKAYNAVDGELEPASNRFSQATVSNQQTYAEGAIGLNGPIEDYAKFCQMLLNKGEFNGQRILQPETIEQMTTVNQLPEVNSGGEGFQFGLGFELYNEQKKPSPEVSSTAFAWGGLYGTSYIIDPENDMIALFYLNMPRHEPLYPQFLSKAYQLFEE; encoded by the coding sequence ATGAAGAGAATCATCCTCTATGCTGCATGTATCGTTGTCTCAATGTGGCTGCTCGGTTGTAGTAGTGAAGCAAACACCTCTGAAACGCCTCAGCAATTTAATAGTGAAGTGAACCTGAAGAATGCCGGAACCAGTGCGGCTAATGTGGCAAGTGTGGATTCCCTGCTTCAGTCTTTCGTGGATGAAAACAAAGCCAGCAGCATTGCAGCTTTTGTGGCCCGGGGTGGGGATATCGTATATCATAAAGCGTTCGGCTGGAAGGATATTGAGACCCGGGAACCTGCCACTATCGATGACTACTATATCTTGTTCTCACAAACAAAAGCAATAGTGACCGTTGCATTTATGACGCTTGTGGAGCAGGGATTAGTGGCTGCAGATGACCCGGTTTCAGATTACTTTCCCGGGATATCTGACCAAGTAGTGACTTCAGTCAACGAAGACGGGACGTATGAAACTCGCCCTGTTAACTCACCGATGACATTTGCCCATTTGATGTCACACTCATCAGGTTTAAATGCAGGTCCCGTAGGTCAGATCCGTCGCGAGGAGATGCAAAGGGTCCGGCAGTCTGCAAATGTGAGTGAAAATGATTCGCCAGCGGGGCAGCGCAGCGGTGGCAGTGATCCCGAAGCACGATTTTTGGAAGATGAGATGCTTTCCCTGGCCGAGTACCCGCTTGGCTTCGATCCCGGGACAGAATGGGGCTATCATATCAGTACAAATATGCTCGGTTATATGATTGAGCGAATAACCGGCAAACCGCTACGTGTATATGTGAAGGAAACAGTGTTGGACCCGCTCGGCATGGATGATACGGACTGGTACTATGATGATCCCGCTGTACTCGATCGCTTTGTGAAGGCCTACAATGCCGTTGACGGAGAGTTGGAACCTGCATCCAACAGATTTAGCCAGGCCACCGTCAGCAATCAGCAGACTTACGCAGAGGGTGCAATTGGTCTGAACGGTCCGATTGAAGATTATGCCAAATTTTGCCAGATGCTGCTCAACAAAGGTGAATTCAACGGACAACGCATATTACAGCCGGAAACGATCGAACAGATGACAACCGTGAACCAGCTGCCTGAGGTGAATTCAGGGGGAGAGGGCTTTCAGTTTGGGCTCGGATTTGAACTCTACAATGAACAGAAAAAACCGTCGCCTGAAGTTTCAAGCACGGCATTTGCTTGGGGCGGACTTTACGGAACGTCATATATTATCGATCCTGAGAACGATATGATCGCTCTGTTCTACCTGAATATGCCCCGCCACGAACCGCTATACCCGCAGTTCCTCAGTAAAGCATATCAACTGTTCGAAGAATAA
- a CDS encoding glycoside hydrolase family 43 protein, producing the protein MRLLFFALILILNFSSVFAQRGVPEVREDVPLDSIRLSDPAILADEETQTYYMTGTGGLLWESKDLRTWTGPFKVAETDPESWMGPDPMIWAAELHQYQGKYYYFATFTNRDVVIDTVKGNTIHRRASHVLGSDKPDGPYLPMEDDIYLPPDLPTLDGTFWVDKDGKPYMIYCEEWLINWNGTMEKIELKPDLSGSVGEGEVLFRASDSPWSRELDEDGNSIPNKVTDGPWLFETQTGKLGMLWTSWVHSDYVQGVAYSESGTLEGPWVHQEEPITPPNFGHGMLFRTFEGKLLMSVHSHKSENGRYIRIPHLFEVDDSQDRIVVTGPYQP; encoded by the coding sequence ATGAGATTACTATTTTTCGCATTGATTTTGATTCTGAATTTTTCTTCTGTTTTTGCTCAACGCGGGGTACCCGAAGTAAGAGAAGATGTTCCTTTAGACTCTATCAGACTTAGCGACCCAGCTATTCTTGCTGATGAAGAAACACAAACCTACTACATGACCGGAACGGGTGGTTTGCTTTGGGAAAGCAAAGATCTGCGTACGTGGACGGGTCCTTTTAAGGTTGCAGAAACCGACCCTGAATCATGGATGGGGCCTGACCCCATGATATGGGCTGCAGAATTACATCAATACCAGGGTAAGTATTATTACTTTGCAACATTCACCAATAGAGATGTGGTTATCGATACGGTAAAGGGCAATACCATTCATCGGCGCGCCAGTCATGTATTGGGTAGTGATAAGCCTGATGGGCCTTACCTCCCCATGGAAGACGATATTTATTTGCCGCCGGACCTTCCCACTTTGGATGGTACGTTTTGGGTTGATAAGGATGGTAAACCTTATATGATTTACTGCGAAGAATGGTTGATTAACTGGAACGGAACCATGGAAAAAATTGAGTTAAAACCTGATTTGTCAGGTTCTGTAGGTGAAGGGGAAGTTTTATTTCGGGCTTCTGATTCTCCCTGGAGCCGGGAACTGGATGAAGATGGCAATAGTATACCCAACAAGGTTACCGATGGCCCCTGGCTGTTTGAAACGCAAACCGGGAAATTGGGAATGTTATGGACAAGCTGGGTTCATAGTGACTATGTGCAGGGAGTGGCTTATTCAGAGAGTGGTACACTTGAGGGCCCATGGGTACATCAAGAGGAGCCAATAACACCGCCAAACTTCGGTCATGGCATGCTTTTCCGAACGTTTGAAGGAAAACTGCTGATGTCGGTTCATAGTCACAAAAGTGAAAACGGACGCTACATTCGAATACCTCATCTTTTTGAAGTGGATGATTCCCAGGATCGAATTGTTGTAACAGGGCCATATCAGCCGTAA
- a CDS encoding DUF2256 domain-containing protein codes for MSEQNLPTKICPVCDRPFTWLKEWERDWEKLKYCSERCRRNKDVLKN; via the coding sequence TTGTCTGAACAGAATCTTCCAACAAAAATATGTCCGGTTTGTGATCGACCCTTTACGTGGCTTAAAGAGTGGGAGCGCGACTGGGAAAAACTAAAATACTGCAGCGAACGGTGCCGGCGGAATAAAGATGTTTTAAAAAATTAG
- a CDS encoding DJ-1/PfpI family protein, which yields MSAKKILMIVGDYGEDLEIMVPFQALQMVGHTVHAVCPDKKEGEQCPTAVHDFVGDQTYKELTGHNFTLNYDFDKVIVEDYDALVLPGGRAPEYLRLNTDVLKMTRHFLDEDKPIAALCHGLQIMAAAGGIEGRKLTAYPACGPELTLAGADYKEVEPTEAVVDGNIVTSPAWPGHQKWLAEFLKVLGTKITHG from the coding sequence ATGAGTGCAAAAAAAATTCTGATGATTGTGGGAGATTACGGTGAAGATCTTGAAATTATGGTGCCGTTTCAGGCACTGCAGATGGTGGGGCATACTGTGCATGCCGTTTGCCCCGATAAGAAAGAGGGAGAACAGTGCCCGACTGCCGTCCACGATTTTGTGGGAGATCAAACATACAAAGAGCTCACCGGTCACAACTTCACCTTAAACTACGATTTTGATAAAGTTATCGTGGAAGATTACGATGCTCTTGTGCTTCCGGGCGGACGTGCGCCGGAGTATCTGCGGTTAAATACAGATGTGCTGAAAATGACACGTCATTTTCTTGATGAAGATAAACCGATTGCGGCACTTTGCCACGGACTGCAAATTATGGCTGCAGCCGGCGGCATCGAGGGGCGAAAACTTACAGCATACCCGGCATGCGGACCGGAATTAACACTTGCCGGAGCTGATTACAAAGAAGTTGAGCCCACAGAAGCTGTGGTGGACGGAAATATCGTAACCTCCCCTGCCTGGCCGGGACATCAAAAATGGCTGGCAGAATTCCTGAAAGTGCTTGGAACTAAGATTACCCATGGCTGA